The following DNA comes from Cucumis sativus cultivar 9930 chromosome 7, Cucumber_9930_V3, whole genome shotgun sequence.
ACAAAGTACTCTTGCTTAATTAAAAACGTAAAAGACGTAcctagaagttttttttttcaaatttgaatatttatatatttcaccTCTCTactaatctttattttattacataaattgctattgtttttatattaaaaatacaattgaGGCATTTACTTTAACACCTTAATTTTATGGATCTAATATAACTgtcaatattaatataaatataactcaactaacaATTGAAAAAACTTGTTAAGCAAACATGACTTTTTGTTAGTGCcatcaaaactttttttttttgtctcattaattatataatgttCACGAAGGATTAATACGATTAATATAACGATTAAGTAGGGTgacataaacatatattatctAGTAAAGGaatttagtatttaatttagttgCGTGTATGCTCTGCCTTTTGAACATTTTTACAatactaaaaacaaatattataaagaaagaaagactCCTTCTCTTCACATAATATTCCGCAAGTTCATGCCTATATATCACACATCGTCTCATTAACTTTCTCCACACCAAAACTTCTcaacattttatatatcaCAACTCCAATTACAAAACCAAGTAATATGGATGTTCTCAAGCTCTCcctctccctttctctcttttgtgtCTTGACATTTTTCATGCTTCCATCTTCTCTTGCTCAAGACTCGCCTCAAGACTTCCTCGATGCCCACAACACAGCTCGTGCCCAAGACGGGGTTGAGCCAGTTCAATGGGACGAAACAGTAGCGAGTTTTGCTCTACAGTATGCAAACCAACGCATCAATGATTGTAGCCTAGTGCACTCTGGTGGACCTTACGGGGAGAATATTGCATGGGGCATGCCAGACTTATCAGGCACGGCTGCAGTTGAAATGTGGGTGAATGAGAAGGAGTTCTACGATTATGGCTCCAATACGTGTGCGGCTAGCAGGGTGTGTGGTCATTACACTCAAGTAGTGTGGAGGAATTCAGTGAGAATTGGATGTGCCAAAGTGATATGCACAAATAATGGTGGCACATTCATCACTTGCAACTACGATCCTCCAGGCAATTTCGTAGGCCAAAGGCCATATTAAGATATGTACGGTTTAATTATCCAGCGAAAATAAGATCAATATTGATAACTCAAATCATCAACATGTAGGATCTAATGTTCTTGTCCATATGAACGTtaacaatatacatatacacacacatataatgaaaataaggAGGGTCATATTATGTGATCTatataatgttatatatatataaatatatggagGCCATATTTGATATTATGTGATCAATAGAATAAGTCTTATAGAGAtattcaaacataaataatagatatatttgtatgCTTTTGAAGGTTTTACATAGAACTTACATTCCAGCTCCTATATGTGTATATTAGTGAAAGAGTCTAAGCTTGAGACTCCCCTCTTACCACAGTTAgcttttattgttgttgtcgatcatcatcatcatctctttatttttttcttcaaatgaaTACTTATATTCACTTGATAAACTTAGGTTCTCTCTGAATATATGTGAGAATAACCTCAATTAAATAACTTTAGGGATCCTCCTAAGGATTAATCTGTTCTTTAGTGAAAGATACGTTAGGCACTCTCCATAGGTCAAAAATATGTCAAGAATGAATCAAACACCTTTAGGAGCCACGATTCCCACAAAGTCACAATGACCTGATGattatattttcttgtttcataATCTGTAGAATCACATAGAGATTTGTTCTTCTGTCAAAAACACTATAGTACTTCTGATCTCACCATACAAAAGTGGCAAAATCCTAGCAAAACgatgtcaaataaaattatgttatttttatatgtatattttattttataatgacaaatgaaattatgttattttttaaaattccccttatttttatatgaatattttatttttcttaattatgacatcaaattttattaattataattacagttgaaatttataatgtttataattatatagctttatacaatttaattgattgtgtgtttttttattacattagcaatttaaaaaataaaataaaaattgtattgtgtattttattttctttagaaaattaattagtatatttctgttttaaaactttaaattcaaacGTTGAACATGTTCACATGCATTGCCCCTACTTAATTATTACTAATCTATTTAAGGAATTGTAAGGGAATAgcaaattaaatatacttcatgtcctttttttttttccacttgGTGGTTgcattgatttttctttcacctaaattaaattttcagtGTTTGAATATGTTTAGGCTGTAATTGTAAATGTTaatgaattcaattttttaaaaaaaaaaattaatatctcaTCTCTCAAATCTacttgtgtgtgtgtgtgttgtgTTTGTAAACTTAAGCCATCAACCCATTTTGcactaaattaaataagtaaTTGGCAAGAAAACTTGACTTAAGAATCTTATTTGgttcaaaaattaatattttatatttgttgttatatttatgtttttattatcaatacattgctagttaattaaaaatgataatatataattggaGACTTAATTTACTAATTGATATTGGTCATAGATCACATTCACAACATacgtttatttttttaatgatcacacacacacacatagttgaattttaatatttgaagcaGGCtttaaagatagaaaaaatcataaaatcaatGGATGTAAATCCAACCTAACTCACTAAATAATGTCAATAATTACATCTTAAGATAAATGCAtttgattttactttaaaataattagtataaataaataaaattaagaaaatgtcccatatatatgaatgaattatccctaataattagaaaatgcGACCTCAAGATGGTTGCTTAGGCTTTGGCAATCGTTTCATACACATTCATTGGTTAAGTCCTAACTTTCCCAAACTAAAAAACCTCCAACCTTTAGaaatataacatatcaatatcACTAAACCAAACTCACTtcaataatctaaaatattgttaaattttgatattttcgtAAATGCGTGTGAGAGATTAGATTTAAACTTCGGGCCTTTTATATAAGATTTTgcttatatattattatgaatTGTATATGCTCCCTTTTGGCTACTTTAAACTTCCAAAATATTTGACATAGTCCTAgtccacatatatatatattatagtacatcaattatatatcaatgTTACATCAAATTGatcttattaaatttaatatatcatttattaattctcAATGGCATTAAGAAGTTACTACAAactaaagtaaaaaagaaatagtcgTCGTTcttcttataaatttaattttagttgcGTGTATCTTCTGCTTTTGAACAATCTACgcactaattaattaagccAATCTCATGCATTCTTCGTCACATAAGTTTTTTCTACAAAgcattttataaataacataGATATATAGATCACATCCCATTTCTCTCACCCAATACTTCtcataattattttccaaCTCCATTattccaaaatcaaaacaacaaTGGATCTTCTCAACCTCTCCTGCATTCTCTTTTGTGTCTTGAGCTGCTTCACCATGCTTCCCTCTTCTCTCGCTCAAGACTCGCCCCAAGACTACGTCAATAGCCACAATCATGCTCGTGCCGCAGTTGGGGTTGGACCTATCAAATGGGACGAGAAGGTGGCAAACTATTCCAGATATTACGCCAACAAACGGATGAATGATTGTAGGTTGGTGCATTCAAATGGACCATACGGGGAGAATATTGCATGGGGTAGCCCTGACTTGAGTGGCATCAATGCAGTCAAACTTTGGGTAGATGAGAAGCAATACTACAACTATAACAGCAACTCATGCGCCAGCGGCAAGGTGTGTGGCCATTATACTCAAGTGGTTTGGAAGAATTCAATGAGACTTGGATGTGCAAAAGTGAAGTGCAAAAATAAAGGTGGTGCATTTATTGTTTGCAACTATGACCCTAGAGGCAATATTGTTGGTCAGAGGCCATATTAAAggatatataaatatgtatatgatCCCAAATAAAATGAGAGACCCTCAAGGGCTCATAAtcatatagtttaaatatttcgTGGTGCCGTGGGGATGTAACTCTAACgaaagaataagaaataaataactaaattttatgaattgtaatttgaaatttctaaagaaaaataacgatgataaaaaaaatatatatttaacctaatttgattttgtagtttaaaaaagagaggaatTGTGTTGTGcatagcaaaaaaataaagaaaaaaagaactcgAGAGTGACAgattttgataatatattttgtaaatagttttgatgatttgctattttttaaaatgtctctTATATACATGGTTAAAGTATATGTTAACCACTAAGAAATCTGTAGTTGGAGTCTCCATCTAGTTATTATAAAGAATTTATAACTAGAAAATGGAGTGAATAtttcgaaaaaaaatatatatggatCAGTAGGTACACCAAGACATCTCCATTAGGTGGACACATTCTTAGCACCCTCGTCATTCTCGAATAATTGAGTGAATATTTCTTACGTTTATCAATGGGttgctaaaaatatttttttaaaaaagttaaaattgttATCGAATGTGGTGTGGTCATTACgtgaaatttaacaaaaaaaaaaagtccaacGTGAAAGCTTTAGAATCACAAGTATAAggtaaaaaatatcattatttaagCAATTTAGATGTGTTGAGGTTGGTGAGTATTAAAGAGATTGCCATATATAATCTCATTTCCTAACATGTAATATTAGTATTTGTTAAATCGGTTgcaaataatttgttatatttgtaaatgatTTCTGACAATTTTATAGGCCTTTGCAAATCTAAAGAACTAGTAAATGCATGCCCCATTTGAGTTAGGAGTTAATTGTTGATCATAAAATcaactataaaagaaaaatcaaaccaaactaTTATTAGTCATTAATTAACTCAACTGGCTAGTAGCTACTGCATGCATGTACGTaactccaaaagaaaaataataataataacaatgtcAACTAGTAATCAATGAGCTTATTGTATATGTTTTACTTGTTTGAATATCTGTATATACTTTGTTAGGTGTGGAGTTTTTTGTATGGAACTCGTAATTTCGAgtattttcaatattcataatcagtttcaaatgaatttgattGCTGTTactggaaaaagaaaacaatggtTTAGATTTAGCAAGATTATTGACCAAACTTAATTAACAATGGACGATAATGGGATTAGACGTATCagataaataattgtttaggATGAACAAATTTGCTTTTCATAGAGCTAATTAGTTGtcatatcaaatttaaaatgaaaaggagaATAATGAAATTCATTCCTAAAATGAAATGTGTGTTTTGACAGATGCAACAAACACCTTTTTTAGCAACTAACATAATgaatgagagaaaattgaGGAAGATCAGGCTAGAACAACCAAAAAACCCCCTAAAAGCAATGGTATAGAttatttcattgaaaaaatcaaactaaaaccCTAACTAAAGCCAAAAGGCTTTAGTCCTATAAATGTAAATCAATTTGTCAGTCCACCAACTCCATAAAGATATTGAAATTTGCCATTATCAACTTctgttgtttgaaaatttgaattaaaatggcAAGCAAAAGCAAGATCCTAATTGTTGGAGGCACTGGGTATATTGGCAAGTTCATTGTGGAGGCGAGTGCTAAGGCTGGAAATCCCACATATGCTCTTGTTCGAGATTCTACTCTTTCTGATCCTGCAAAGTCGcaaattatcaataatttcaAGAACTTAGGAGTCAAATTAGTCTCTGTAAGTTGGcaacttttatatatcttcttttactaaacattttaaattgatcTTAACCATATACTAGTTTAATATATCTTccgattttttttaagaatcgAGTACTGTAGTTGGGTCAAGTGAGATGAGCACAAACGAATACGATTATAGGAATCAGATATAGCATAAGCTAGGTTTAGACAGGACTAAATGTTGTAGGGTactccatatatatatataagattagTCGAGTGTGTGTGTGGCATGAGTTTAATGTAGgaattggttttattttggttgagaGATCATGAGGTGCACTCGAACTTCTCAAGAGGCACACTAGTGTAGGAAAACCGAATATAGTAggttgaatgaaaaaatagtAGATATGAGTACAAATTGACCTAAACGCACATGAACCGACAATAATGTAGTAGGGTTAGATAGTTGTCGATGCGGCATGCACAAACTAGTCGAAAAAGCCCTAAGAACGCATGATCAGTTAATGTAGAAGTcgtatattttcttttaacagaGTACTAGAGATCGAGAGATCATGAGACACCCAAACATCTCATAGTAGGTCCaatgaaaaatagtaaagataTAAGTACAAATTAACCTAAACGAATGAATCGACAAAATGTAGTAGGGTTAGAGAGTTGTTTagatatcaaaacaaataGATAACACCGAATGTGAATGACACATTTGTAGGGTGATCTCTATAACCACGACAGTTTGGTTAAGGCCATAAAAGAGGTGGATGTTGTAATTTCTACGGTTGGTGCTGGTCAATTAGCAGATCAAGAGAAGCTCATTGCTGCCATCAAAGAAGCTGGGAATGTTAAGGTCATCATCATAGTTTTATATTCTctaatatatgttaaaatattatttcaagttgattttaattatggGGTTTTGTGTATATAGAGATTTCTTCCATCAGAATTTGGAAATGATGTTGATCGTGGACATGCTGTTGAGCCAGCAAAATCAGCTTTTACTGTGAAGGTTCAAATCCGTCGAGCTGTGGAGGCTGCAAAAATTCCCTACACTTAtgtttcttccaatttttttgCTAGTTACTTCCTTCCTAGTTTGTCTCAACCAGGAGCCACCACCCCACCAAGAGATAAAGTTGTCATCTTAGGAGATGGAAATCCTAAATGTAAATAACACTAAACTCTAAAATTTCTTGcactttctttaaatattttagatgtttatatttgaaaaattaataaccaAGATGATTGAGTGTAACCTACACCCAACTACCGACTTGTTCTCGATACGTACCATgcttgattaattttttttcttttgttgaattttcaGCTATCTTCAACAAGGAAGATGACATTGGAACTTACACTATCAAAGCTGTGGATGATCCAAGAACTTTGAACAAAATTCTCTACATTAGGCCTTCTGGTAACACCTACTCTTTCAATGATCTCGTGTCTCTTTGggagaaaaaaattggaaaaaatcttgaaagaaTCTATGTTCCAGAAGAACAAGTGTTGAAGAACATCCaaggtttgttttttttataataatttcatttctaaatatattatgGCTATTGTTAAAATGTTTGTTGGAAACTTCTTCTTGCctgaaatttgaatatacTTATAATTTATAGTTGTTGATACAcaaataatctaattaaacTTGAAGGGTTAGACCTCAGTTTTTTAGTCAATTCGTAATTTAAGAGGTAACAAAAAGGTTTTATGATCAAGTCTATGCAATGATGTAAATTTCAAGTCTGGagcttcaatattttaaacttacaaCTTAGAGAGTGTTAGAcaatataatatgatattgAATTTATCTTCATTACTtgttaacttaaatttttgtgTCAATCGAGGATAGAAATTAAGCACTAAAACTAATATCAGTTGGGTTTGGTTTGTTCTTGCAGAGGCTCCAGTTCCGCTGAacataataatatcaatttctCACTCAGCATTTGTGAAGGGAGATCATACCAACTTTGATATTGAGCCATCATTTGGAGTGGAAGCCACACAATTGTATCCAGATGTTAAATACACAACTGTGGATGAATTCCTCAATCAATTTGTTTGAATCATATTGCACTTCTTCttcatataaaataatgaatataagtgatatatataatacatattagCTTTGGAATTCCCTTTTTCTCTATGTAATATTAGTACGTGTGACATGAATTTAATCTGTTctaatttaacttattttgttttctaattcctacataaaaaattaatgagtGACTTTTCATATTCATGTACTgtgttctctctctcttttaatttctacaGTAGGGTATGATTACTTGGTCACTACACATAATATACCAGCAGTGTAGTAtgaaaacttgttttaaaGAGTTGTGTGTATTAATTGGACAATTTGGAAAGAGAGAAGTAATAATAACCGTATTTTCGACGACGGGGAAATAAACGTCAAGATCACTCCATGCATGGGAGAGTGTTTTGCTATGCAGCACTGGAAACTGGTGTCATAGATCAAAGCTCTTCTTGAGCTATACCACATCTGTGATATCTCCAAATTTATCTGCCTTCATGTGTAATGATCTTTTGCTTCctctcctctttttttttttggcttgtCTCAGGCCTCATTGCTCTCTCTTTGTGCCTATATTTTGGGTTTGCTCCTTTGTATGTACTCTATTGATTTATCTAATTAATAGAGTCCGAAtaatttgtactaaaaatCTCATTCGGCCAAATAACACATATTTGTTGATATCAGTAaatcaaaaatataaaatagaatttgaaCTCTTTAAGTATTATCATCCATCTTAATATAAGCATTATCATCCATAATATAGAGAAACTTATTATCTCCTGACATTTAAATTCCTTACGTTTGATATTAATATCTACGAAACAGTATTCgtaattcaaacaaattgtAGAGCAAAAATGGTGTGGGTAGGGAGTAAAAGGAATGGTAAATGggtatttaattaaataaactattacCTCCGGACAACGCTTTCACCGAGAAGATTCAACAATTCAACTAATAGATATACTGCTTATATTATCGACTTTAAAGTTAAAGATTCGATTTTTCTTATAGTATATTAATTTGTTGCCCcaaggtttttctttttgattgttctttctcttctttcgtTTTGCTAGGTACGGCTTTAACTAGGACTGTCTATTTGCTTGTTTTTTCACAAGAAAAAATCAACCTTCTTCTGTCATATTCTCCATTTattttgcaaaacaaaaaccttAGAATAACGTGTCTGATTCAAAGTGATGGCATTGTATAtccatttgattttgtaattgttgatTTGATCAGTGTATTTGGAGAGTGTGGACTATAGACTTAACTCTCACATGGACTATAAATTGTTTGATGATCAAGTGCTATGATATATGTAGCTTACACCTTTTCTTCGACcttcaaattatttgaaaaaattaccTCGCATTTGTGTAGCCACCTATTTGTTcggtttaattttaatactaatctttttctatttgttttcatttatttttatcattatattccttttgaatgaatgaattcaTGAATGAGGGAGTGTTGgaaataaagatatatattttggttttggcCAAAAAACACAccaaaattaaccaaaatttcaCTTTCCCTTCACCCTTTTGGTCTATTTACAATTGggaaaagattttaaattaggTTAAAAGAAGAGCATATCATCAAATGGCAATGTTTTTGCC
Coding sequences within:
- the LOC101212539 gene encoding basic form of pathogenesis-related protein 1; protein product: MDVLKLSLSLSLFCVLTFFMLPSSLAQDSPQDFLDAHNTARAQDGVEPVQWDETVASFALQYANQRINDCSLVHSGGPYGENIAWGMPDLSGTAAVEMWVNEKEFYDYGSNTCAASRVCGHYTQVVWRNSVRIGCAKVICTNNGGTFITCNYDPPGNFVGQRPY
- the LOC101213016 gene encoding pathogenesis-related protein 1 gives rise to the protein MDLLNLSCILFCVLSCFTMLPSSLAQDSPQDYVNSHNHARAAVGVGPIKWDEKVANYSRYYANKRMNDCRLVHSNGPYGENIAWGSPDLSGINAVKLWVDEKQYYNYNSNSCASGKVCGHYTQVVWKNSMRLGCAKVKCKNKGGAFIVCNYDPRGNIVGQRPY
- the LOC101212294 gene encoding phenylcoumaran benzylic ether reductase Pyrc5 — encoded protein: MASKSKILIVGGTGYIGKFIVEASAKAGNPTYALVRDSTLSDPAKSQIINNFKNLGVKLVSGDLYNHDSLVKAIKEVDVVISTVGAGQLADQEKLIAAIKEAGNVKRFLPSEFGNDVDRGHAVEPAKSAFTVKVQIRRAVEAAKIPYTYVSSNFFASYFLPSLSQPGATTPPRDKVVILGDGNPKSIFNKEDDIGTYTIKAVDDPRTLNKILYIRPSGNTYSFNDLVSLWEKKIGKNLERIYVPEEQVLKNIQEAPVPLNIIISISHSAFVKGDHTNFDIEPSFGVEATQLYPDVKYTTVDEFLNQFV